In a single window of the Acyrthosiphon pisum isolate AL4f chromosome X, pea_aphid_22Mar2018_4r6ur, whole genome shotgun sequence genome:
- the LOC100568539 gene encoding mRNA-capping enzyme-like isoform X2, whose translation MSGVSRYGRPRRKSNSSSKIPRKWKNCPNIATLSVANSFVTFKTPLDDTFNNKIAVKKRFNPQMQSIGLWIDLTNTERYYSRFEVEDMGCAYVKLPCVGGGYFPTRDDIELFLNICYNFLANNCLQFIGVHCTHGFNRTGFLIVCYLVEVLDFDVASAIHHFAAARPPGIYRQNYIDELYRQYSNKAPTIAPNCHWKN comes from the exons ATgtcag GAGTCAGTCGTTATGGTCGGCCTCGGCGTAAATCAAACAGTTCCTCGAAAATCCCTAGAAAATGGAAAAATTGTCCAAATATAGCTACTTTATCGGTAGCCAATTCATTTGTGACATTTAAAACACCATTAGATGatacatttaacaataaaattgcaGTCAAGAAGAGATTCAATCCACAAATG CAAAGTATTGGTTTATGGATTGATCTCACAAACACTGAACGCTACTACAGTAGGTTTGAAGTAGAAGATATGGGATGTGCTTATGTAAAATTGCCTTGTGTTGGTGGTGGATATTTTCCTACCCGTGATGACATTGagttgtttttgaatatttgttataattttctaGCAAACAATTGTTTGCAATtcatag GTGTTCATTGCACTCATGGTTTTAATCGAACAGGATTTTTGATTGTTTGTTATTTAGTAGAAGTGTTAGATTTTGATGTAGCAAGTGCAATTCATCATTTTGCAGCAGCaag acctCCTGGTATCTACAGACAAAATTATATAGATGAGCTTTACAGACAGTATTCAAATAAAGCTCCTACCATAGCTCCAAACTGTCACTGGAAAAAttag
- the LOC100568539 gene encoding mRNA-capping enzyme-like isoform X1: MSGVSRYGRPRRKSNSSSKIPRKWKNCPNIATLSVANSFVTFKTPLDDTFNNKIAVKKRFNPQMVFRHMASYQQSIGLWIDLTNTERYYSRFEVEDMGCAYVKLPCVGGGYFPTRDDIELFLNICYNFLANNCLQFIGVHCTHGFNRTGFLIVCYLVEVLDFDVASAIHHFAAARPPGIYRQNYIDELYRQYSNKAPTIAPNCHWKN; the protein is encoded by the exons ATgtcag GAGTCAGTCGTTATGGTCGGCCTCGGCGTAAATCAAACAGTTCCTCGAAAATCCCTAGAAAATGGAAAAATTGTCCAAATATAGCTACTTTATCGGTAGCCAATTCATTTGTGACATTTAAAACACCATTAGATGatacatttaacaataaaattgcaGTCAAGAAGAGATTCAATCCACAAATGGTATTTAGACATATGGCTTCATATCAG CAAAGTATTGGTTTATGGATTGATCTCACAAACACTGAACGCTACTACAGTAGGTTTGAAGTAGAAGATATGGGATGTGCTTATGTAAAATTGCCTTGTGTTGGTGGTGGATATTTTCCTACCCGTGATGACATTGagttgtttttgaatatttgttataattttctaGCAAACAATTGTTTGCAATtcatag GTGTTCATTGCACTCATGGTTTTAATCGAACAGGATTTTTGATTGTTTGTTATTTAGTAGAAGTGTTAGATTTTGATGTAGCAAGTGCAATTCATCATTTTGCAGCAGCaag acctCCTGGTATCTACAGACAAAATTATATAGATGAGCTTTACAGACAGTATTCAAATAAAGCTCCTACCATAGCTCCAAACTGTCACTGGAAAAAttag
- the LOC100576073 gene encoding uncharacterized protein LOC100576073: protein MYQIVVPHEPVIHAVHQIPQSTPRIITPDGRVPNTTDDFPAICVGRCQIPLAAPGLAGRAGVTRVNDVIGKQTNRAGPQIVIKCFSVSLLFNDTIVWPDKSCAESGVRHRQAIVTNS from the exons ATGTACCAGATAGTGGTACCACATGAACCTGTGATACACGCAGTTCACCAGATTCCGCAGTCGACACCCCGAATCATTACTCCAGACGGCCGTGTGCCAAATACCACAGACGACTTTCCAGCAATTTGTGTCGGACGATGTCAGATACCGTTGGCTGCCCCAGGTTTAGCAGGCCGAGCAGGCGTCACGCGAGTCAACGATGTTATTGGAAAGCAGACAAATCGTGCTGGACCTCAGATTGTTATAAAG tgtttttccGTATCGTTGTTGTTTAACGATACGATTGTGTGGCCTGATAAATCTTGTGCAGAGAGTGGTGTTCGTCATCGTCAGGCAATCGTCACAAACAGTTGA
- the LOC107885011 gene encoding tigger transposable element-derived protein 4-like: protein MEKSDHEDIDNALLKWFKTQRSFNIPINGPILQEKANDLAKLLGKDFSCSSSWIQRFQVRHNITFSKVNGESASVNIEETTKWMEMVWPKLREGYDDAEIYNCETCSGGKMSKERLTVLVCANMTGTSKKKLFVIGKSKTPRCFKNVKSLPVIYEANKRAWITSELCDRFLRKWDSELKRKREKILLLIDNCPSYTKLNDLHLQSTSTTLNIQENNFDYPNFENFVDIDTEVATTGILSDEDIVSTISKPNEEEEEEEEDKLMKIKII, encoded by the exons atggaaaaatc TGATCATGAAGATATTGATAATGCTTtattaaaatggtttaaaaCACAACGAAGTTTCAATATACCGATTAATGGACCGATTCTACAAGAGAAAGCAAACGATTTAGCAAAACTATTGGGTAAAGATTTTTCATGTTCTTCATCGTGGATTCAGCGGTTTCAGGTAAGACacaatattactttttctaAAGTTAATGGAGAATCTGCCAGTGTAAACATTGAAGAAACAACCAAATGGATGGAGATGGTTTGGCCAAAATTGCGCGAGGGATATGATGATGctgaaatttataatt gcgAGACTTGTTCTGGAGGAAAAATGTCTAAAGAGAGGTTAACTGTACTTGTGTGTGCTAATATGACCGGAACATCAAAAAAGAAACTTTTTGTGATAGGAAAATCGAAAACACCacgttgttttaaaaatgttaaatctttGCCAGTGATTTATGAAGCAAATAAACGTGCATGGATAACATCTGAATTGTGTGATAGATTTTTACGAAAATGGGACAGTGAACTAAAAAGAAAGAGAGAAAAGATTTTACTATTAATAGATAACTGTCCATCGTATACCAAGTTAAATGATTTGCATT TACAAAGTACTTCTACTACTTTAAACATTcaagaaaacaattttgactACCCAAACTTCGAAAATTTTGTAGATATAGATACTGAGGTAGCTACAACAGGAATATTAAGTGACGAGGACATAGTGAGTACAATATCCAAACCaaatgaagaagaagaagaagaagaggaGGATAAACTAATGAAGATAAAGATTATTTAA